One genomic window of Ruminococcus gauvreauii includes the following:
- a CDS encoding FadR/GntR family transcriptional regulator, producing MTDKQEMNEKAYEKVFRYIKNGIMNEDYQLGEKLPPERELAVRLSVSRNTVREAFRTLGMMGVVESQQGAGNYISGNFEKNLIEFLSMMFVLQRVEYPQISKLRAGLEQKAVELGAQNRTEEELEELGDILKEMRKNDGSKNAGLDARFHSVLAATSKNKPIIQILQALSSVTESFISDMHRDIMVSEEAKKQLQEAHEQIVLALEERDGERAEQAVKFHFETVDEQLALR from the coding sequence ATGACAGATAAACAAGAGATGAATGAGAAAGCATATGAAAAAGTATTCCGCTATATCAAAAACGGGATTATGAACGAAGACTATCAGCTTGGAGAAAAACTTCCGCCTGAGCGTGAACTGGCAGTCAGGCTTTCAGTCAGCCGCAACACGGTCAGAGAAGCGTTTCGGACTCTGGGGATGATGGGAGTGGTTGAAAGCCAGCAGGGTGCAGGAAACTATATATCCGGTAATTTTGAGAAAAATCTGATCGAGTTTCTCTCCATGATGTTTGTGCTGCAGCGGGTTGAATATCCGCAGATCAGCAAACTGCGCGCGGGTCTGGAACAGAAGGCAGTGGAGCTCGGGGCGCAAAACAGAACGGAAGAAGAACTGGAAGAACTGGGCGACATCTTAAAGGAGATGCGAAAAAACGATGGAAGTAAAAATGCGGGACTGGATGCCAGATTTCACTCTGTTCTTGCCGCCACCTCAAAGAATAAGCCCATTATACAGATTCTGCAGGCTTTAAGTTCGGTGACGGAATCCTTTATCAGTGACATGCACAGAGATATCATGGTTTCAGAGGAAGCCAAAAAGCAGCTGCAGGAGGCGCATGAGCAGATTGTGCTGGCATTGGAAGAGCGCGACGGGGAGAGGGCGGAACAGGCGGTAAAGTTTCATTTTGAGACGGTGGATGAACAGCTTGCGCTGAGGTAA
- a CDS encoding electron transfer flavoprotein subunit beta/FixA family protein yields MKTLVCIKQVPETNRVNVDPVTGVLMRDGVDSKMNPYDLYALETALKLREEKGGTITVISMGPPQAEAVIREAFAMGADAGILLSDRKFGGADVLATSYTLSQGIKKAGHFDLILCGKQTTDGDTAQVGAEISEWLGIPSVSNVRSIVMAEQDSITVEMDMPRDVETVKVKFPCLLAVDKDIFQPRLPSYLKKMASADKEITVLSLADMDDTDEQHYGLNGSPTQVRRIFPPSSDARHEYWDDDSDTVTDRLFGMLKERKFI; encoded by the coding sequence ATGAAAACTTTAGTGTGTATTAAGCAAGTGCCGGAGACGAACAGGGTGAATGTAGACCCTGTGACGGGAGTTCTCATGCGGGACGGCGTGGATTCCAAGATGAATCCGTACGACTTGTATGCCCTTGAGACAGCATTAAAGCTGCGGGAGGAAAAAGGAGGAACAATCACAGTCATAAGCATGGGACCGCCACAGGCGGAGGCGGTGATCAGAGAAGCATTTGCGATGGGGGCAGACGCGGGGATTCTGCTGTCCGACCGGAAATTTGGCGGGGCGGACGTACTTGCTACCAGCTATACGCTTTCTCAGGGAATCAAAAAGGCGGGACATTTCGATCTGATCCTCTGCGGAAAACAGACGACAGACGGCGATACGGCGCAGGTAGGAGCAGAGATCAGTGAATGGCTTGGAATCCCCAGCGTATCCAATGTACGTAGTATTGTGATGGCAGAACAGGACAGTATTACAGTGGAAATGGATATGCCCAGGGACGTGGAGACTGTAAAGGTGAAATTTCCGTGCCTGCTTGCAGTAGACAAAGATATATTTCAGCCTCGCCTCCCCTCTTACCTCAAGAAGATGGCATCTGCAGACAAAGAGATCACGGTGCTGTCTCTTGCGGATATGGATGATACAGATGAGCAGCATTATGGGCTGAATGGATCCCCGACGCAAGTGCGGCGGATATTTCCGCCGTCATCAGATGCGCGGCATGAATACTGGGACGATGACAGTGATACAGTGACTGACCGGCTGTTCGGCATGTTGAAAGAACGAAAATTTATCTAG
- a CDS encoding electron transfer flavoprotein subunit alpha/FixB family protein: MAGLIIDQSKIRDIQAVTQICPFGALEEKNGKLEVNAACKLCKLCVKKGPEGAITYIDDKKKQQIDKSLWTGISVYVDHVEGEIHPVTYELLGKARELAAGIHHPVYAVMMGSRVKKSSRQLLRYGVDNVYVYDQPKLKDFNIETYTNAFEDHIQTVKPSVVLVGATAVGRQLAPRVAARLKTGLTADCTALEISDDTDLVQIRPAFGGNIMAEICTPHSRPQLATVRYKVMNAPVREASESGEIISCMIPEEKLATGIEVLGVKEKEPEKTIETAGVLVVAGRGVKKEEDLGMLRELAELLEGQLACTRPIVEAGWMDTRKQVGLSGRTVRPKLIITCGVSGSVQFAAGMNNSECIVAINTDEKASIFKSAHYCIVGDIYEVIPRLIARIRKEKEVS; encoded by the coding sequence ATGGCAGGATTAATCATTGATCAAAGTAAGATCAGGGACATTCAGGCGGTGACGCAGATCTGCCCGTTTGGTGCGTTGGAAGAAAAGAACGGAAAGCTTGAAGTTAATGCGGCATGTAAATTATGTAAACTTTGTGTGAAAAAGGGACCGGAGGGTGCCATCACTTACATAGATGACAAAAAGAAACAGCAGATTGATAAAAGTCTGTGGACAGGAATCAGCGTATACGTCGATCATGTGGAGGGAGAGATCCATCCGGTTACTTATGAACTGCTCGGAAAAGCCAGAGAACTGGCAGCCGGCATTCACCATCCGGTTTATGCGGTCATGATGGGGAGCCGCGTAAAAAAAAGCAGCCGCCAGCTCCTACGTTACGGTGTGGATAACGTGTATGTTTATGACCAGCCTAAACTGAAGGACTTTAATATTGAGACGTACACAAATGCATTTGAAGATCACATTCAAACGGTCAAACCGTCAGTGGTCCTGGTCGGGGCGACTGCGGTCGGTCGTCAGCTGGCACCCCGCGTTGCGGCGAGACTTAAGACGGGTCTGACTGCTGACTGCACGGCGCTGGAAATCAGTGACGATACAGACCTGGTCCAGATCAGGCCGGCATTCGGCGGCAATATCATGGCAGAGATCTGTACGCCCCACAGCCGTCCGCAGCTGGCAACTGTTCGCTATAAAGTGATGAACGCGCCCGTCAGGGAGGCATCGGAATCAGGAGAGATCATAAGCTGCATGATTCCGGAGGAAAAGCTGGCCACCGGGATTGAAGTTCTCGGTGTTAAGGAAAAAGAACCGGAAAAAACGATCGAGACTGCCGGTGTGCTTGTGGTAGCAGGAAGAGGGGTTAAGAAGGAAGAAGACCTCGGCATGCTCAGGGAACTGGCAGAGCTGCTGGAGGGACAGCTTGCCTGCACAAGACCCATTGTTGAAGCCGGCTGGATGGATACCAGGAAACAGGTAGGGCTGAGCGGACGGACCGTGCGGCCGAAACTGATCATTACCTGCGGGGTATCGGGATCTGTCCAGTTTGCTGCCGGAATGAACAATTCAGAGTGTATTGTCGCGATCAATACCGATGAAAAAGCCAGCATTTTCAAGTCGGCACACTACTGTATTGTGGGAGATATCTATGAGGTGATTCCGAGGCTGATTGCACGCATCAGGAAAGAGAAGGAGGTATCATAA
- a CDS encoding FAD-binding oxidoreductase, with protein sequence MAFKMIDSNDIQNLCSMIGDEERVLVGEYIKEEYCHDELGGTFCTPDIVIRVLTAQEISDVMRYAYEHEIPVTPRGAGTGLVGSCVPVERGIVIETTLMNRILELDEDNLTVTAEPGVLLMELASFAEDHEFFYPPDPGEKSATIGGNISTNAGGMRAVKYGVTRDYVRGLEVVLPNGKIVEFGGKVVKNSSGYALKDLIVGSEGTLGIVTKAVLKLLPLPKKSISLLVPFPSLKQAIGTVPLIIKSKSVPTAVEFMQREVIMDAEEYLGRKFPDNQADAYLLLKFDGASTEEIEKDYQGVAGICLEQGAYDVLISNTEERNDSIWKARGAFLEAIKGSTTYMDEVDVVVPRSQVNTLVEYIHSIEEEAGVRIKSFGHAGDGNLHVYILKDQLSDEEWERRMKRAMELIYSKSRELNGKVSGEHGIGYAKKPYLFEAEDPEVMNLMRGIKRVFDPKNILNPHKVCEE encoded by the coding sequence ATGGCATTTAAGATGATCGACAGCAATGATATACAGAACCTTTGCAGTATGATCGGAGATGAAGAGCGAGTGCTTGTAGGAGAATACATAAAGGAAGAATACTGCCACGATGAACTGGGCGGCACTTTCTGCACTCCGGATATTGTCATACGTGTACTGACAGCGCAGGAAATCTCAGATGTGATGCGGTATGCATATGAACATGAAATCCCGGTGACGCCCAGGGGAGCAGGGACGGGACTGGTGGGATCGTGTGTGCCCGTGGAACGCGGCATTGTAATTGAGACGACCCTGATGAACCGCATTCTGGAGCTGGATGAGGATAACCTGACGGTGACGGCAGAACCGGGAGTTCTTCTGATGGAGCTTGCCTCCTTTGCAGAAGACCATGAATTCTTCTATCCTCCGGATCCGGGAGAAAAATCCGCTACAATTGGCGGAAATATCAGCACCAATGCTGGCGGCATGCGTGCGGTGAAGTATGGAGTGACACGTGATTACGTCAGAGGACTGGAGGTGGTGCTGCCGAATGGAAAGATCGTGGAGTTTGGCGGAAAGGTTGTAAAAAACAGTTCCGGCTATGCATTGAAAGACCTGATCGTGGGATCGGAAGGAACACTCGGTATTGTGACGAAGGCAGTGCTGAAGCTGCTGCCGCTTCCCAAAAAATCCATCAGCCTGCTCGTACCGTTTCCCTCGCTGAAACAGGCGATCGGCACGGTTCCCCTTATTATTAAATCGAAATCCGTACCGACGGCGGTTGAATTCATGCAGCGGGAGGTCATCATGGACGCAGAAGAATATCTGGGCAGGAAATTCCCGGACAACCAGGCAGACGCTTACCTGCTCCTCAAATTTGACGGGGCTTCAACGGAGGAGATAGAAAAAGACTATCAGGGGGTAGCCGGGATATGTCTGGAACAGGGAGCGTATGATGTGCTGATCTCCAACACGGAGGAGCGAAATGATTCCATCTGGAAGGCAAGGGGAGCCTTTCTGGAAGCGATCAAGGGTTCTACTACCTATATGGATGAAGTTGATGTTGTAGTTCCGCGGAGCCAGGTTAATACACTGGTGGAATATATTCACAGTATCGAAGAAGAGGCCGGCGTTAGGATCAAAAGTTTCGGTCATGCAGGCGACGGTAATCTGCACGTTTATATTCTGAAAGACCAGCTCTCAGATGAAGAGTGGGAACGCCGGATGAAAAGGGCGATGGAACTGATCTACAGCAAATCCAGGGAGCTTAATGGTAAAGTTTCAGGGGAACATGGAATTGGATATGCCAAGAAGCCATACCTGTTTGAGGCTGAGGATCCGGAGGTCATGAATCTCATGAGAGGTATCAAGCGAGTTTTTGATCCGAAGAACATTCTGAATCCACATAAAGTATGTGAGGAATAA
- the larA gene encoding nickel-dependent lactate racemase, which yields MVKIKLPFGKKTMEITVPKERLNGVLRSGAHAYGEQKSEEDLVKEALNAPAGSRPLSELARDKRNIVLIASDHTRPVPSRVILPPVLEEIKKGNAEAVLTILIATGFHRPTTRQELIDKFGAGIVNDPAIRFVVHQSEKEEDMVRLGRLPSGGELLINRIAAEADLLLSEGFIEPHFFAGFSGGRKSVLPGISSRMSVLANHCSEFIADENARTGVLEGNPVHRDMVWAAGRANLAFIVNVVLDADKKVIRAFAGHYEQAHQEGCAFADKLFGADAVMSDIVVVTNGGYPLDQNIYQTVKGMTAAEATCRPGGVIIMCSACSDGHGGQNFYDIFANEKSEAVIMKRILETDRDATVPDQWEAQILCRILMNYHVIMVTQASREMTEAMHMTYAADFEEALFLADAYLGKKDAGITVIPDGVSVIVRPAFPVH from the coding sequence ATGGTTAAAATCAAGCTGCCATTTGGGAAAAAGACAATGGAGATCACCGTTCCCAAGGAGCGTCTGAACGGAGTCCTGCGTTCGGGCGCGCATGCATACGGTGAACAGAAATCAGAGGAAGATCTTGTAAAAGAGGCGCTGAATGCACCGGCAGGCTCCCGGCCGCTGTCTGAACTGGCAAGGGATAAACGCAATATTGTACTGATAGCCAGTGATCATACCAGGCCAGTGCCCAGCAGGGTGATTCTGCCTCCGGTACTGGAGGAGATAAAGAAGGGCAATGCGGAGGCTGTTCTTACCATATTGATTGCCACGGGATTCCACCGCCCGACGACGCGGCAGGAATTGATTGATAAATTCGGCGCCGGCATTGTGAATGATCCGGCGATCCGATTTGTGGTGCATCAAAGTGAAAAGGAAGAGGATATGGTAAGGCTTGGAAGGCTGCCGTCGGGGGGAGAACTGCTGATCAACCGCATTGCTGCCGAAGCCGATCTTTTACTGTCGGAAGGATTCATCGAACCCCACTTTTTTGCCGGTTTTTCCGGAGGACGCAAAAGCGTTCTGCCGGGGATTTCAAGCAGGATGTCCGTGCTGGCGAATCACTGTTCTGAATTTATCGCGGATGAAAACGCACGGACCGGCGTTCTGGAGGGAAATCCTGTTCACAGAGATATGGTCTGGGCAGCCGGGCGTGCGAATCTCGCGTTTATCGTCAACGTCGTGCTGGATGCGGATAAAAAAGTGATCCGGGCTTTCGCCGGACACTATGAGCAGGCACATCAGGAGGGCTGTGCATTTGCGGATAAACTCTTTGGTGCCGATGCCGTTATGTCCGATATTGTGGTGGTCACGAACGGCGGGTATCCCCTGGACCAGAATATCTATCAGACGGTCAAGGGAATGACTGCCGCGGAGGCCACCTGCCGGCCGGGTGGTGTGATCATCATGTGTTCCGCCTGCAGCGACGGGCATGGAGGACAGAATTTCTATGATATCTTTGCGAATGAAAAATCCGAGGCGGTGATCATGAAACGAATTCTGGAGACGGACCGGGATGCAACTGTCCCGGATCAGTGGGAAGCGCAGATCTTATGCCGCATCCTGATGAACTATCACGTCATCATGGTGACACAGGCATCCCGGGAAATGACAGAGGCCATGCATATGACGTACGCTGCAGATTTTGAAGAAGCGCTTTTTCTGGCAGACGCATATCTGGGGAAAAAAGATGCGGGTATCACGGTGATACCGGACGGAGTTTCTGTGATCGTCAGGCCAGCCTTTCCTGTGCATTAA
- a CDS encoding 4Fe-4S dicluster domain-containing protein, giving the protein MRGLDTPIKKIRREIFREIARIAFESDQEHFKGEIEAIPYHIVEERAKYRDSIYRERAVASERVRLAMGMSLRPENRAVHITAGVDKSNIDEKYYEPPLMQVIPSACDACEPNSYMVSDMCRGCVAHPCREVCPKGAIIVKKGKSIIDQEKCIRCGKCKQVCPYDAISKMERPCARACGVNAIDSDEQGRATINHKKCVSCGMCMVSCPFGAISDKSQIFQLCKALREEQFIVAEVAPAYIGQFGKHVTPEKLKAALLLLGFREVYEVALGADIGAVAEAHHYAQKVVTGELPFLLTSCCPSWSLLAKKHFPDLVDSVSQELTPMVATARSIKQKHPDARVVFVGPCASKKLEASRRTVRSDVDFVITFEELVGMFEAKGIDLEEMEPSGGNFAMNDATAAGRGYAVAGGVAEAIRQCLEEYYPDVPVHIEHAEGLADCKKALVMAKAGKLNGCLIEGMGCPGGCMAGAGTNVSVKTAAGELKKLQAASKRKIPSKDLLELHLE; this is encoded by the coding sequence ATGAGAGGTTTGGACACCCCGATTAAGAAGATTCGCAGAGAGATTTTCAGGGAGATAGCAAGGATAGCATTTGAGTCGGATCAGGAACACTTTAAAGGTGAAATTGAAGCGATACCGTACCATATTGTCGAGGAGCGCGCAAAATACCGGGACAGCATCTACCGTGAACGGGCCGTCGCCAGCGAGCGTGTACGGCTTGCCATGGGTATGTCACTTAGACCGGAAAACCGTGCGGTACATATTACTGCGGGCGTGGATAAGAGTAATATTGATGAAAAATATTATGAGCCGCCTCTGATGCAGGTCATCCCGTCTGCCTGCGATGCCTGCGAGCCCAACAGTTACATGGTGAGCGACATGTGCAGAGGCTGTGTGGCACATCCCTGCCGCGAGGTCTGTCCCAAAGGGGCGATCATAGTAAAAAAGGGAAAGTCGATCATAGACCAGGAAAAGTGTATCCGCTGCGGGAAATGCAAGCAGGTCTGCCCCTATGACGCAATATCCAAGATGGAACGCCCCTGTGCCAGGGCCTGCGGAGTCAATGCCATCGACAGCGATGAACAGGGACGTGCCACCATTAATCATAAAAAGTGTGTGTCCTGCGGCATGTGCATGGTGAGCTGTCCGTTTGGCGCCATCTCTGACAAGTCTCAGATCTTTCAGCTGTGCAAGGCGCTGCGGGAAGAACAGTTTATCGTAGCCGAGGTTGCGCCGGCCTATATCGGACAGTTCGGAAAACATGTGACGCCTGAGAAATTGAAGGCGGCTCTGTTGCTGCTTGGTTTCCGGGAGGTCTATGAGGTGGCACTGGGGGCTGATATCGGAGCCGTGGCAGAGGCTCATCACTATGCGCAGAAAGTTGTCACTGGTGAACTTCCGTTTCTGCTGACGTCCTGCTGTCCGTCATGGTCGCTTTTGGCAAAGAAGCATTTCCCTGATCTGGTAGACAGTGTGTCTCAGGAGCTGACCCCTATGGTGGCAACCGCCCGCAGCATCAAGCAGAAGCATCCGGATGCCCGCGTGGTGTTTGTCGGTCCCTGTGCGTCCAAGAAACTGGAGGCCTCGAGACGGACAGTTCGGAGTGATGTGGACTTTGTCATCACATTTGAAGAACTGGTTGGCATGTTCGAGGCAAAAGGGATCGATCTGGAGGAGATGGAACCTTCAGGCGGCAATTTTGCCATGAACGACGCTACTGCTGCCGGCCGGGGGTATGCTGTTGCCGGAGGCGTAGCGGAAGCAATCCGTCAGTGCCTGGAAGAGTATTATCCGGATGTACCGGTTCATATCGAACACGCGGAGGGACTCGCCGACTGCAAGAAGGCTCTTGTGATGGCAAAAGCCGGGAAGCTGAACGGATGTCTGATTGAAGGAATGGGATGTCCCGGCGGATGTATGGCGGGAGCGGGCACGAACGTTTCTGTGAAAACTGCGGCGGGCGAACTGAAAAAGCTGCAGGCGGCTTCGAAACGGAAGATTCCTTCCAAAGACCTGCTGGAACTTCATTTAGAATAG
- a CDS encoding cell wall hydrolase — protein sequence MKNRMIQIIRTLGGAAALSLLLAVPVFADGTDTGAIQQTEASEESVWDTRAVANVISCANIRSEGTIESARVGILPSGAMADVVEKGESWTRISSGGIEGYIRNDLLAFGEEARAIYEALYGSSVAAALPANDGADHAGSQTMEDASAGSEETSEETVTDETASEETVSEETAQAETPQEEAVPEVEAQPVPEEQPAPEEEEAEEAAEVGVSGGELDLLAAIIQCEAGGESHEGKVAVGAVIMNRIQSSDFPNSISDVVYQSGQFSPVASGKLSSVLQEGARSDCYAAAQEALNGVNPVGNSLYFNSGSGRGIQIGNQHFY from the coding sequence ATGAAAAACAGGATGATACAGATCATACGGACACTCGGAGGAGCCGCAGCGCTCTCATTGCTTCTGGCAGTACCGGTATTTGCCGATGGTACGGATACGGGGGCGATACAGCAGACAGAGGCTTCGGAGGAAAGCGTATGGGATACACGTGCAGTTGCCAACGTGATCTCATGTGCCAACATCAGAAGCGAGGGAACAATCGAATCGGCGCGCGTGGGAATCCTGCCGTCGGGAGCCATGGCCGACGTAGTAGAAAAAGGAGAATCCTGGACACGGATTTCTTCAGGCGGCATTGAAGGCTACATAAGAAATGATCTCCTTGCCTTTGGTGAGGAGGCAAGGGCGATCTACGAAGCGCTCTATGGAAGCTCCGTTGCGGCTGCGCTTCCTGCAAATGATGGCGCTGATCATGCCGGCAGCCAGACTATGGAGGACGCATCGGCTGGTTCTGAAGAGACGTCAGAGGAAACTGTGACGGACGAAACAGCTTCTGAAGAGACAGTATCGGAGGAGACAGCTCAGGCAGAGACTCCTCAGGAAGAGGCGGTGCCGGAAGTTGAGGCGCAGCCAGTACCGGAGGAACAGCCGGCTCCTGAAGAGGAGGAGGCAGAGGAAGCTGCAGAAGTCGGGGTATCCGGCGGGGAACTTGATCTGCTTGCAGCTATTATCCAGTGTGAGGCCGGCGGTGAGAGTCACGAGGGAAAAGTGGCAGTGGGAGCAGTTATTATGAACCGTATCCAGAGCAGTGATTTCCCGAACAGCATCAGCGACGTCGTTTATCAGAGCGGACAGTTTTCACCGGTTGCAAGCGGAAAGTTGTCATCCGTTCTTCAGGAGGGGGCGAGAAGTGACTGTTACGCCGCTGCGCAGGAGGCGCTGAACGGTGTCAATCCGGTAGGAAACAGCCTGTACTTCAACAGCGGAAGCGGCAGGGGTATTCAGATAGGAAATCAGCATTTTTATTAA
- a CDS encoding NfeD family protein, producing the protein MDPIVWLILLVVLIIIEIITMGLSTIWFAGGALVAFVASLLNVNVVIQVVLFLVISILLLVSTRPVAMRYLNRTRVRTNVESLIGKKAVVTERIENIHSHGQVQVNGLEWTARSLNDDIEIEKDEIVCIVRVDGVKLIVEREGEN; encoded by the coding sequence ATGGATCCGATAGTCTGGTTGATTTTACTGGTTGTTTTGATCATCATAGAAATCATTACGATGGGGCTGTCTACCATCTGGTTCGCGGGCGGAGCGCTGGTGGCATTTGTTGCGTCTCTTCTGAATGTGAACGTGGTGATTCAGGTTGTTTTATTTCTGGTGATATCCATTCTGCTGCTCGTATCCACACGTCCGGTCGCCATGCGGTATCTGAACCGCACGCGTGTCAGAACGAATGTGGAAAGCCTGATTGGCAAAAAGGCGGTGGTGACTGAGCGGATTGAAAATATCCATAGTCACGGCCAGGTACAGGTAAACGGTCTCGAATGGACGGCAAGAAGCCTGAATGATGATATAGAAATTGAAAAAGATGAAATTGTATGCATCGTCCGTGTAGATGGTGTTAAACTAATCGTAGAAAGAGAAGGAGAGAATTAA
- a CDS encoding SPFH domain-containing protein — MGGILILVIFLILILLVVSSCIKIVPQAKAYVLERLGAYQATWSTGLHMKLPFIERVAKKVNLKEQVVDFPPQPVITKDNVTMQIDTVVFFQITDPKLFAYGVESPIMAIENLTATTLRNIIGDMELDETLTSREIINTKMRAALDIATDPWGIKVNRVELKNIMPPAAIQEAMEKQMKAERERREAILIAEGEKKSTVLVAEGKKESAILDAEAEKQAAILRAEAQKEKMIREAEGEAEAILKVQQANADGIRFLKEAGADESVLTLKSLEALGTLAEGNATKIIVPSDIQGLASLATSLKEIMKE, encoded by the coding sequence ATGGGCGGAATACTGATTTTGGTTATATTTCTAATACTGATCTTACTGGTGGTTTCATCGTGTATTAAAATCGTGCCGCAGGCCAAGGCGTACGTGCTCGAGCGCCTGGGTGCATATCAGGCGACATGGTCCACAGGTCTTCATATGAAACTGCCGTTTATCGAACGGGTGGCGAAGAAAGTGAATCTGAAAGAACAGGTCGTCGACTTCCCGCCGCAGCCGGTCATCACAAAAGATAATGTAACGATGCAGATCGATACCGTTGTATTTTTCCAGATCACAGACCCGAAGCTGTTTGCGTATGGAGTGGAAAGCCCGATCATGGCGATCGAAAACCTGACGGCTACAACTCTGCGTAATATCATCGGTGATATGGAACTGGACGAGACCCTGACTTCACGTGAGATCATCAACACAAAAATGCGCGCCGCACTGGACATCGCGACCGACCCATGGGGTATTAAGGTCAACCGTGTGGAGCTGAAGAATATCATGCCTCCGGCTGCCATCCAGGAAGCGATGGAGAAACAGATGAAGGCGGAACGTGAACGCCGTGAAGCGATCCTGATCGCTGAGGGTGAGAAAAAGTCGACCGTTCTTGTGGCAGAAGGTAAGAAAGAATCTGCGATCCTGGATGCCGAAGCTGAAAAACAGGCTGCCATCCTGAGGGCAGAGGCACAGAAAGAGAAAATGATCCGTGAGGCAGAGGGTGAGGCAGAGGCGATTCTGAAGGTGCAGCAGGCAAATGCAGACGGTATCCGGTTCCTGAAGGAAGCAGGGGCGGACGAGTCTGTTCTGACACTGAAGAGCCTGGAGGCTCTCGGCACGCTGGCAGAGGGAAATGCGACCAAGATTATCGTTCCGTCTGACATACAGGGGCTGGCAAGTCTCGCTACCTCATTGAAAGAGATTATGAAAGAGTAG
- a CDS encoding patatin-like phospholipase family protein, protein MIDLTKEYGIVLEGGGAKGAYQIGAWKALKEAGVRIKGVAGTSVGALNGAFICMDDIERAEYVWKHITNSSVMKVDDEEMRRLMKNEATLGEAMSIFFKTFGDGGVDVEPLKELIRTYVREEDIKKSPIELFILTFNVDHMKELDLNLKEVGEGMMQDYLLASAYIFPLFKNEKIDGKRFIDGGAINNVPLGSLIERDYKDIIVIRIFGIGREKPVKIPEDTNVVTIAPRVHLGNMLDFDAEKSRRNMKIGYYDAKRVIYGLAGKIYYIEDNHEECYYLEQLLEIPHISYEGLTASYHLSPKPRDSLRTLTEVVFPALALEFKLGKYWTYRELYLAVLEATAKLCKVPKYCIYTVEELKEKVIQRLRMLGKEDKEMMPAFIRFLDRDIEEENYNGK, encoded by the coding sequence GTGATTGATTTAACAAAGGAATACGGCATTGTCCTGGAGGGCGGCGGGGCGAAAGGAGCGTATCAGATAGGCGCGTGGAAGGCCCTGAAAGAGGCCGGCGTCAGGATCAAAGGAGTCGCCGGCACCAGCGTCGGTGCGCTGAACGGCGCATTTATCTGTATGGATGACATTGAAAGGGCAGAGTATGTCTGGAAGCATATTACAAATTCCAGCGTTATGAAGGTGGATGATGAGGAAATGCGCCGCCTGATGAAGAATGAGGCAACGCTGGGCGAGGCGATGTCCATTTTTTTCAAGACATTTGGAGACGGAGGCGTGGACGTGGAGCCGCTGAAAGAACTGATCCGTACATACGTCCGCGAAGAAGATATTAAAAAATCTCCCATAGAACTGTTCATCCTGACGTTCAATGTTGATCATATGAAAGAACTGGACCTGAACCTGAAGGAGGTCGGCGAAGGAATGATGCAGGATTATCTGCTGGCCAGCGCCTACATTTTTCCGCTGTTTAAGAATGAAAAGATAGACGGCAAGCGCTTTATTGACGGCGGCGCGATCAACAATGTGCCTCTGGGTTCGCTGATCGAGCGGGATTACAAGGATATTATTGTGATTCGGATCTTCGGTATAGGAAGGGAAAAGCCTGTGAAAATCCCGGAAGACACCAATGTGGTCACGATCGCACCGAGAGTTCACCTGGGCAACATGCTGGACTTTGATGCCGAGAAGAGCCGAAGAAATATGAAAATCGGATACTACGATGCGAAAAGGGTGATCTACGGACTTGCCGGAAAGATATATTATATTGAAGATAATCATGAAGAGTGCTATTATTTAGAGCAACTGCTGGAGATTCCGCATATTTCTTACGAAGGGCTGACGGCGTCTTACCATCTGTCGCCGAAACCCAGGGATTCCCTGCGGACCCTGACGGAAGTGGTCTTTCCGGCACTGGCGCTCGAATTCAAGCTGGGGAAATACTGGACATACCGGGAACTGTATCTGGCAGTGCTGGAAGCCACGGCAAAACTGTGCAAGGTTCCGAAATACTGCATCTATACGGTGGAAGAGTTAAAGGAGAAGGTCATTCAGAGACTTCGGATGCTGGGCAAAGAAGATAAAGAGATGATGCCGGCATTCATACGTTTCCTTGACAGAGACATAGAGGAGGAGAATTACAATGGCAAATGA